One Panicum virgatum strain AP13 chromosome 3N, P.virgatum_v5, whole genome shotgun sequence DNA segment encodes these proteins:
- the LOC120668152 gene encoding 40S ribosomal protein S3-2-like, with product MPYLLPLSSSFGMRSIQAKEGRGRPDLCRIEPRRVVAHHATASCSRGASELPMATTHAISKKRKFVADGVFFAELNELAEDGYSGVEVRVTPMRTDAGRRPRRRAAASGDARRRRWAMACVEKMEFGIDSIIVALFVFFLFSSMILGLKFWD from the exons ATGCCTTatcttctccctctctcttctagCTTCGGGATGAGGTCGATCCAGGCCAAGGaggggcgcggccggccggacctGTGCCGGATCGAGCCGCGGCGAGTGGTGGCGCATCATGCCACGGCGAGCTGCTCCCGCGGCGCAAGCGAGCTGCCAATGGCGACCACTCACGCGATCAGCAAGAAGCGGAAG TTCGTGGCAGATGGCGTGTTCTTCGCGGAGCTTAACGAGCTTGCCGAGGACGGCTACTCCGGCGTCGAGGTCCGTGTCACCCCCATGCGCACCGATGCGGGACGGCGGCCACGACGtagggccgcggcgagcggcgacgcacggaggcggcgctgggctATGGCGTgcgtggagaagatggagtttgGGATTGATTCAATCATAGTAGCcctctttgttttctttcttttttcttcaatGATTCTGGGATTGAAATTCTGGGATTGA